A region of Pongo pygmaeus isolate AG05252 chromosome 15, NHGRI_mPonPyg2-v2.0_pri, whole genome shotgun sequence DNA encodes the following proteins:
- the LOC129013293 gene encoding LOW QUALITY PROTEIN: olfactory receptor 4Q2-like (The sequence of the model RefSeq protein was modified relative to this genomic sequence to represent the inferred CDS: inserted 2 bases in 1 codon; substituted 1 base at 1 genomic stop codon) yields MDQNQTEVVRXFFLSGFSQTSSIEAGLFVLFLFFYVSTWVGNVLIMVTVASDKYLNSSPMYFLLGNLSFLDLCYSTVTTPKLLADFLNHEKLISYDQCIVQLFFLHFVGAAEMFLLTVMAYDRYVAICRPLHYTTVMSRGLCCVLVAVSWMGGFVHSTVQTILTIRLPFCGPNQVDTFFCDVXPVIKLACADTFVIELLMVSNSGLISTISFVVLISSYTTILVKIRSKEGRRKALSTCASHLMVVTLFFGPCIFIYARPFSTFSVDKMVSVLYNVITPMLNPLIYTLRNKEVKSSMQKLWVRNGLTWKKQET; encoded by the exons ATGGatcaaaaccagacagaagtgGTGAGATAATTTTTCTTGTCAGGCTTCTCACAGACATCATCTATTGAAGCAGGACTATTtgtactatttcttttcttctatgtgTCCACTTGGGTTGGCAATGTCCTCATCATGGTCACAGTAGCATCTGATAAATACCTGAATTCATCACCCATGTATTTCCTTCTTGGCAACCTCTCATTTCTGGACCTATGTTATTCAACAGTAACGACCCCTAAGCTTCTGGCTGACTTCCTTAATCATGAAAAGCTCATTTCCTATGACCAATGCATTGTGCAACTCTTCTTCCTGCATTTTGTAGGGGCAGCTGAGATGTTCCTGCTCACAGTGATGGCCTACGATCGCTATGTTGCAATCTGTCGCCCACTGCACTACACCACTGTCATGAGTCGGGGGTTATGCTGTGTGCTGGTTGCTGTCTCCTGGATGGGAGGATTTGTGCACTCCACTGTCCAGACCATTCTCACTATCCGTCTACCCTTTTGTGGGCCAAATCAGGTGGACACGTTTTTTTGTGATGT CCCCGTCATCAAACTTGCTTGTGCTGACACTTTTGTCATTGAACTGCTCATGGTATCTAATAGTGGGTTGATCTCCACCATCTCCTTTGTGGTGCTGATTTCCTCCTACACCACTATCCTAGTCAAGATTCGCTCCAAGGAAGGAAGGCGAAAGGCACTCTCCACGTGTGCCTCTCACCTCATGGTGGTAACACTCTTTTTTGGACCCTGTATTTTCATCTACGCTCGTCCTTTCTCTACATTTTCTGTGGACAAGATGGTGTCTGTACTCTACAATGTTATTACCCCAATGCTAAACCCCCTCATCTACACACTTCGGAACAAAGAGGTAAAGTCATCCATGCAGAAGCTCTGGGTCAGAAATGGACTTACTTGGAAAAAGCAGGAGACATGA
- the LOC129013139 gene encoding LOW QUALITY PROTEIN: olfactory receptor 4K14-like (The sequence of the model RefSeq protein was modified relative to this genomic sequence to represent the inferred CDS: substituted 1 base at 1 genomic stop codon): protein MDPQNYSFVSEFVLRGLCTSXHLQNFFFIFFFGIYVSIMLGNLLILVTIISDPRLHSSPTYFLLGNLSFLDMWLASFATPKMIRDFLSDQKLISFGGCMAQIFFLHFTGGAEMVLLVSMAYDRYVAICKPLHYMTLMSWQTCLRLVLASWVIGFVHSISQVAFTVNLPYCGPNEVDSCFCDLPLVIKLACMDTYVLGIIMISDSGLLSLSCFLLLLISYTVVLLTVRQRAAGSTSKALSTCSAHIMVVTLFFGPCIFIYVRPFSRFSVDKLLSVFYTIFTPLLNPIIYTLRNEEMKAAMKKLQNRRVTFQ, encoded by the coding sequence ATGGACCCACAGAACTATTCCTTCGTGTCAGAATTTGTGTTGCGTGGACTCTGCACTTCATGACatcttcaaaattttttctttatatttttctttgggaTCTATGTGTCCATTATGCTGGGTAACCTTCTCATTTTGGTCACTATAATTTCTGATCCCCGCCTGCACTCCTCCCCTACGTACTTCCTGCTGGGGAACCTATCTTTCCTGGACATGTGGCTGGCCTCATTTGCCACTCCCAAGATGATCAGGGATTTCCTTAGTGATCAAAAACTCATCTCCTTTGGAGGATGTATGGCTCAAATCTTCTTCTTGCACTTTACTGGTGGGGCTGAGATGGTGCTCCTGGTTTCCATGGCCTATGACAGATACGTGGCCATTTGCAAACCTTTGCATTacatgactttgatgagttggcAGACTTGCCTCAGGCTGGTGCTGGCTTCATGGGTCATTGGATTTGTGCACTCCATCAGTCAAGTGGCTTTCACTGTAAATTTGCCCTACTGTGGCCCTAATGAGGTAGACAGCTGCTTCTGTGACCTCCCTCTGGTGATCAAACTTGCTTGCATGGACACCTATGTCTTGGGCATAATTATGATCTCAGACAGTGGGTTGCTTTCCTTGAGCTGTTTTCTGCTCCTCCTGATCTCCTACACTGTGGTCCTCCTTACTGTCAGGCAGCGTGCTGCCGGTAGCACATCCAAAGCACTCTCCACTTGCTCTGCACATATCATGGTAGTGACGCTGTTCTTTGGcccttgcatttttatttatgtgcGGCCTTTCAGTAGGTTCTCTGTGGACAAGCTGCTGTCTGTGTTTTATACCATTTTTACTCCACTCCTGAACCCCATTATCTACACACTGAGAAATGAGGAGATGAAAGcagctatgaagaaactgcaaaaCCGACGGGTGACTTTTCAATGA